From a region of the Methanofollis sp. genome:
- a CDS encoding histone deacetylase: MKASAITGRVFAKHDMEGGAETGARLREVLEGLPPDIPVRPPVAADPAEIEIVHDPAYVRWIREMGRGCCFLDDNTYITPSTLEVALTAAGSAGAAAERALDGENCFALVRPPGHHARPARQMGFCIFNNAAFAAAKALREVDRVAILDWDLHHGNGTQEIFLASDRVLYLSVHQRGGFPGTGWPEEVGTGAGRGFTLNAPLAPGGGIADYAFLFAGVFLPAVRAHRPDLLIISAGQDALADDPHGEMHLSPDDYGLLTNLALSLDLPMALVLEGGYGPSHGKAIAAIFAALRGKKFEEETAPPRPGTVALVSRLRKLMMY; the protein is encoded by the coding sequence ATGAAAGCGTCCGCGATCACCGGCAGGGTGTTTGCGAAACACGATATGGAGGGAGGCGCCGAGACAGGCGCCCGCCTGCGGGAGGTCCTCGAAGGCCTCCCGCCCGACATCCCTGTCCGCCCCCCTGTCGCCGCCGACCCGGCCGAGATCGAGATCGTCCATGACCCGGCCTATGTGCGGTGGATCAGGGAGATGGGCAGGGGCTGCTGTTTTCTCGATGACAATACCTATATCACCCCCTCGACCCTGGAGGTCGCTCTCACCGCCGCGGGATCGGCCGGCGCCGCCGCGGAGCGCGCCCTCGACGGCGAGAACTGTTTTGCCCTGGTCCGCCCACCCGGCCACCATGCCAGACCCGCACGGCAGATGGGCTTCTGCATCTTCAACAATGCCGCCTTTGCCGCGGCAAAGGCCCTCCGGGAGGTGGACCGCGTTGCGATCCTGGACTGGGACCTGCACCACGGGAACGGCACCCAGGAGATCTTTCTCGCATCCGACCGCGTGCTCTACCTCTCTGTCCACCAGAGGGGAGGGTTTCCGGGAACGGGTTGGCCCGAGGAGGTCGGCACCGGCGCGGGCAGGGGGTTCACCCTCAACGCGCCCCTCGCACCGGGCGGCGGGATCGCGGACTATGCTTTCCTCTTTGCCGGGGTCTTTCTCCCCGCGGTCCGGGCACACCGCCCTGACCTCTTGATCATCTCAGCCGGGCAGGACGCCCTCGCCGACGACCCGCACGGAGAGATGCACCTGTCTCCGGACGACTACGGGCTCCTGACAAACCTCGCCCTCTCTCTCGACCTGCCCATGGCCCTCGTCCTGGAGGGGGGCTACGGCCCGTCGCACGGGAAGGCGATCGCCGCGATCTTCGCCGCTCTGCGTGGAAAGAAGTTTGAGGAGGAGACCGCACCCCCGCGGCCAGG